The nucleotide window agTCAAATATTACTCAACTAGATAACATAATGGCGAGGCAATGGGCTTTGAATGATACACACACTCACGTGAGACGAGAGTTTTGACATCATGTCCCCTCACTTGACTCTAATTGATTATCTTTAATCAAATCAACCTTTTCTTCTTTCCCAGCTATCTTTAATTATCTGATCCCTGCATAATTACCTTTTTAATTCTGCATTTTGTTGTGGATCCAATACTCTGAATAGAAAATACAGAACACTGCACAAtgaatatttacaattttttactaaaaagtaGTAATGCCGTTTTCTTAATTGTTTAGATCGGGGTATCCTTTGATTATCAAGGGATCTAAACTTCTTCAAACTACTCTCTAActacatatttttgaaaaatataagaatttttaattttgtattcaAATTCAAGAGTTTTTTTGGAGTAATTTGGATTCTGTTTTCCAAAATTATAGGCAGTATTTTATAACAAAGGGGCACATattattcttattttatttaaaatagaaaGAAGGAGAGGGGAGCCAGGAGCATAATTACAAACAAATGAAATCAGTAATGTATAGAATAAATGTAATGTTACAAGTGTAAAGGCGCAGTCACGTGCTAACACCTCACTCCATAAAAGGGACAAAATAGTTCAGTAGGCTAGGATCAAACCCGAGGTAGATCTGGtctactttttcattttttgtttggtGGTTTATTAACATGGTTTAGTAAGTGCTGAGACTGTTCTGAGTAGGAGTCACGAGCCCTCACGTGCGTTTTTGATCTTTcctccctccctctctctctcttttttctctctcctccctctctctctctagtgtCTACCATATCTTTCATCTTGTCCTGGGAACAAAATCTGGCCTtcattattttgtatttttaaaagataagaATACTATTATCTTCTAACTTCTACTTTAAATTGTCTAGATTATTATGGAAGTTACACTAAAGTTGGTACTTAATAGTGATAGTTATTAGAGCTTAGAGTTGACACTAGGGTAGGTGTTTTCTAATTATTAAATACTAATAATCGTAAGTTCGTgtattattaataaaacaattaattagcaagaagcaaaaaaaaaactaattagcAAGAAATGTGGACTCTATTTAGTGTTTAGAGCGTGAGAAATGGTCTCGTACACGCCTATGCATCACACAAATAGTCTAACCCTAGTTGTCCCCACAAACACGTCACTCAATTCTctagatttttgttttgtctttattAGGGTATCATTACAAgaaacagacaaaaaaaaaataaaaaaaaacatttctttaACACATGTCGGGGCTTTATCTGGTTAGTAGTTAGCAAGCATGTGCAATAACAAGTTGCGAGAAACTGTCCCTATCATCTTTAGTAGTATGGCCTAAAGTTACATGAAAATGTAACTGTGTTGCGTCTACAGTGGCCAAAACTGTCCCTATGATCTTTAGTCGTATGGTCTAACTAACATGAAAATATAACTATGTTGCGTGTATGTGCTAACAAACTTGATATTGGTTGCAGATACGCAGGAGGAAGCTGCTGAAGCTTATGATATGGCTGCGATTGAATATAGAGGTGCAAACGCTGTTACCAATTTCGACATTAGTAATTACATCGACCGTTTAAAGAAAAAAGGCGTTTTCCCGTTCCGTGTGGAGCAAGCCACTCATCAAGAGGCTGTTCTTGCTGAAGCCAAACAAGAAGCCAAGGAAGAAGTGAAAGAGCACGTGGAAGAAGAACATCAAGAAGCGAGGGAAGAGACAACAGAGCAGAAACAAGAAGTGGAGGCGGTCACTTGCGGCGTAGATGCTTCAGGCATTATGGAGATGGAACGTTCTTCAGACAGCAATGAGTTGGCTTGGAACTTCTGTATGATGGATTCAGGGTTTGCTCCGTTCTTGACAGATCAAAACCTCTCGAATGAGAATCCCATAGAGTATCCTGAACTTTTCAACGAGATGATGGGTTTTGAGGATAACGACATAGACTTCATGTTCGAGGAAGCCAAGAACGAATGCTTGAGCTTGGAGAATCTGGATTGTTGTGATGTCGTTGTGGTGGGAAGAGAAAGCCCAACTTCTTTGTCGTCTTCTCCGTTGTCTTGCTTTTCTACTGACTCtgcttcatcaacaacaataacaacaacaacaacaacctctGTTTCATGTAACTATTCTGTCTGAGGGAGAGAGCTTTGCATTATAGGGTTGAGTtttctatttctatttcttttgcttcttgaTCTTATCCTTGTTGAGTTCCGCtagggttttttgttttttcgttTCAGGGCTTACTCGTTGGTTCTGAACAATCAATGTCTTGGCCTCTTGTTTCCCCTCttcttttcttaattttttaagtttagatcaaaaaatttaaactaaatgAACAATACAACGGAAACAGAGCTAAAAGTGTTCGCAGATTGCATAACCAAACTACAAAATGGTATTGTTAAGGCCTTGATGAGTGTTTTATAGAGTTTGCtcattttaaagtatataaattatagaCTTTGGGATAAGCCACAATGGAGACAATAATTCAACTTGAAGAATCATGAAAAGGTACAGATTATAGTTGGAGACTGTGTCAGTGTCTCCATAAAAGGTATTGAGTCCTCCTCTCTTGAATTCATGTAACATTCTGAACCAAAAGCTTAGCCAGTTCTCCAGCTAGATGTGAAATAATATGAACTAAAGATAGTTGATTTTGTGATAAAATATGAGTACAATCGACTATGCCCAACCACCTATTGCATAGTCCACATAAGACTCTAAGAGTAACGCACCACTAAGAATCTGTTATTGAGTATCTAAACCGTAAGTTATCACTATTTTAATGTTGTCTTTATTAACTAACTAAATTTAagttctaaaatataattagaatttGATCCATGCACCGaagttatttcattttattaattgtctatatttggtttatatgagaaacatattaaatattttgtttataatttagTGTTATATAATGTATAACAGTATTGTCTTGTGTTTGCTCGACACCATTGATATATAattgtttatgtttttctaTGTAGTCTACTTTACCATCAGTTGTTAGAGGACAATCGACTATGCGCCAGTGAACATGATAATAGAAACCCTATAGCATTACACAAAACCGTAAGCTCTCTTGAACAAACAATTTCTTCTTTTCGAATACGTCGCTTGTCGGTTGGTCTGCTTCTCTATCCTCTTGATATGGATCTTCTCTCTCGCCAttattctttctttctcttttctttgttGAAGAGATTTGCTGATTTGGGAGAGAGGACAAAGAGAtataataataagaagaaagtagtgaaagagaaaagagagagttGAAGAAGTGAAGGACCCACTTGAGATACTATAAATAGAAGGTATTGCCGAATCCATGAAAGGCAAGATTTGATGAAAACAAACTAAGTAATGAACTTTCCTTTTTGGTAAAGCGGAAAAGTGGAATGGACATATATGTTGGTTAATTACAAGACATAACTTTAAACCAACTGTCTATGGGTAGAAGAGGGGACCCAAGCTATAAACAGGTTTAGTTTGCTTTGCGTTTATCTATTACCGGAGCTCCGTTGGTCTCTacgttgttttttcttttctgtatCAACTTCACAAGTCAAAAACAACAACACTCATTCTTCGGTGAAGCACAACAAGCTCAGTTGCAATCAGAGTTGTATTTTCATCTTATGGCTAACGACTAAAAAAAAACTGGGTCAACTATGCATGTTGCAGAACTAAACATGTAATAAAAGATCTACAAAACATGCTCCTGTGAGGTTAAGGTAACATTAAACAAGACTACAAGAGAGAGACTATCATTCAACTTCTTCACAAGCCAATACACAAAGAACACTCGCTCTCGTTTCTGGTCTCAATTCCCTTTCCCTGTTCTCTTCAAGTACTCTTTCATGCGACTTTGGTTTGTCTCGAATATGAAAGGCATTCCCCGTATCTAGCGCAACATTCAAGTTCATTAATAAAGGACATGGGAGTGCGGttattatttaatgtaatatgATCAAAAGGTAAAATAGAGGATCAAACCTCAAGCAGACAATCAGATTTGAGGATTAAACTCTGTCCAGGATCTACTTCCTTCTCATTCACTGAGATTGCATACTTCCCCAGGTTTTTCATATGAAACGATCCGTCATCACCCAACCGTATGATCGCCTGcccacacacacaaacacatggTTGTTAAGTTTCAGTGTTTTGTCCTTTATCATACAATCTGGCCAAACATAAAACAGAAGCATCTACTATATTTGACAAACCTGGCGTCGAGATATTTTGCTGCCACGCTTTTCTCTACCCAAGTCAATGTCCACCGAGAGATCTTCTGTTGATCTACCCACCAAGACCTGTGCAAAGAAGACGTGATGTTAACAAGTGATGCAATAACTATTAAGAAGCTTAAATCATACATACTTAAACGACAACCAAATGAATAGGGATCATAATAATACCTCAGGCTTCTTGATGTAGTGTTTTGAATATCTACCATATAAAACAGCGAACGCACCACGGGAAGCAATGGCTCTCTGCATATATGAATACGCAGCCTGTTCAAGTCTCATAATTGTTCTTTTCATTTCTTGGCTCTGATACTTGGAGACTGcatttgaaaaaaatgttttagagGATTACAAATAAGCCTTTAACCTATTGTAAGGTCTCTTGTTGGAAAAGACAAAAGTAACAAGACTTCTTCTGAATGAGAAGGGATGCTCAATTACCTTCGAGATCAAAATTATCTTGGTCATCGGGATCCAAGTCCATGTCAAGTATCTGCAATCAAAACAGCGGTTATTGTTTAGGTCGTAAATGTATCATAGAGTAGCCATAAAGGCTCAAGAATTAAGGGTGAAAGTCGAGAGTTTACCATAGCCTCAATGTCAGAATAATTGGGCAAGTCCTCGTCACTCTCAAAAACCTCCTCGTCTGCTTCTGTATGAGTTGTGATCTCCAGCTCACGCTCTAAAATCTCAATCAagtcaacatcatcatcatcatcttttgcTTGTGGCACTTCATTTACCGGTAGTACTACACCTTCGTCCTCTTTACAGTTTCCAATCTCCTTCTCGGAATAGCTTCCATGTTCATCAAATCCGACGATACGTTTTCCACTGACCATCTCTTTGTTTCCATCTTTTGCACCATCAGAAAGAAGAGTATTTGAGCATGATGCCTGTGCAGGACCAACCTTATTATGTGTCTCAGGAGGACTTGTCAATGCCCTGAATTTGGTAGATTGACTTGGTTGACCTATCTCTGGCTTTCCTTGAGAAGAAGACCCTTGCAAACGTCCTGGTACCTTCTTTTGTGTATGTCCCTCACTTCTTTCCCTAGCGGCAGAGAGATCTCTAACAGATGAAGTCATTGGACTGCTTATATCTTTAAAGTTCCGCCGGGCTAACGAAGAAACCGACATTGGGTGGGAGGTGTTGGACAGAAGAATGTCGTCATTACACGGGATATCAGGATCCTCTTGGTTTAATAGACAGCAGATAACACCATTAACAACCTCAGGATGAGGATCAAACGAAGATAAGTCAGACACAGGTTTGCACTCCATTGAACTCACTGCACTTGTACCATATAGCTCAGGGATCATCGCATGATGGCCATTCGGAACCGCACCTACGGGAAGAGCTTGTTCAGTGTTGTTAATAGGCAAAGGCCCGCTATTTTTCACATTGGCCGGGCTCACCAACAGTGAGCTAAGACCATCATAATACGACTTGTCAACTTCTTTGCCATCTACTTCCATGAACGGCTCCTCGTCTTCAAAGAGAGAAGTTGAAAGCTGTGCCAGGAAACAATCAGTGCTAGCCATTGTGGTTTTCGGCTCATGAGCAGAAATCTCTAGTTTCTGTTTGGAGCCTTGATGAACCGAATCACATACGGAAGGACCTGCCTGTTCAGTGAACGTGAGATTCTCTCCTCCTACGTAGGAGATGTTTCCCTGTAAGTTATCTTCCGGCACAACATGATTTGTCACGCAACCGCCATCAGCCAAGATATCAGGGAACGCGTTGTGGATAATGTCCATGTGAGAGTCTTCAAGACCAAGATGTGCTCCATCACCATTATCCATGAAATGGCTGTCATTTGATGGAACGAGAAAGCCTAGATCCAAGGAATTGAACGACTCGGTGCGGAACTTCTTGCGTAAGGAATGATAAGTGCTTCTGAGCTGTTCAGCCCTCCTCTTCTTAGAtgaacttttgttttcttttgatcCGGTTCTGGTAAACTTTGTAGGAAAATTTGGGTTGGTACGTTCAAGCTCAGCCATCCGCAGAGCTGCCTCTGCAGAAACGACTGGATCATATAGGAGTGAATGCCATCGATCTTGCAGCTCTCTGATAGAGAATCTTCTAGAAAATTGCACAGCGCCTTTAGCAAGCGATTCCAGAGATGCACCAGCCTGCAAAATCAGTTTACGGAGATGATTCGCTTCATTGCTAGAAGACCAAACAAGCTAaatggagaaaaaaaaacagaaatatcTCCAGAAGCACCACAAcattaacaaaagttttaacCTCTATGGCGTTTTTTAGAAGGAGGTCGTCCTCGGGTATCCAGGAAACAAACTGAGCAAGAGCTCCCATCTTTGACCTTCTCTTCTCTCAGATAAGGTTCATGCAAGAAGGAGCGGACTACCAGTTGGTGGCAGCTCACAAGAtctaactaaaacaaaaaaaaatcatcaaaattgGGAATTCTAAGCAGAGACAAGACAAACGAAACGATGTAAATTATAAGCATGATTACAACAATACCTAGGACGATGAGCCCAGAAGGATGATTTGTCAAGCTCGGGAACAAGAACAGCCTATCAACAGTAAGCATGTCACAAACCTGAAACAAACATGCGTCACGATTTCGAAAAAAAttgaatcctttttttttggggAAAGATCGAAAAGAGCAGCAATTAGTGACGAACCAAGTGATGGGAGTTTGATTCAGTGCGCCATTACAGGATACAACTAGAATTCGATTGATTTTATCATATCCTGAAAGAAAGAATCTCGTCAAACTTTAAAGAACCAACAGCTCGATTCTCAGTGTACAGAGGAGATCAAAGAGAACGCGAATCGTAGAAACCCAAGAGGAAAGGAGCTAACTTtggggaggaggaggaagagacgGCG belongs to Brassica rapa cultivar Chiifu-401-42 chromosome A07, CAAS_Brap_v3.01, whole genome shotgun sequence and includes:
- the LOC103829972 gene encoding ethylene-responsive transcription factor WRI1, giving the protein MKRPLTTCTSSSTSSSTSSSCILPNQPETPRPKRAKRAKKSSPPCDVKPQNPTSPASARRSSIYRGVTRHRWTGRFEAHLWDKSSWNSIQNKKGKQVYLGAYDSEEAAAHTYDLAALKYWGPDTILNFPVETYTKELDEMQRGTKEEYLASLRRQSSGFSRGVSKYRGVARHHHNGRWEARIGRVFGNKYLYLGTYNTQEEAAEAYDMAAIEYRGANAVTNFDISNYIDRLKKKGVFPFRVEQATHQEAVLAEAKQEAKEEVKEHVEEEHQEAREETTEQKQEVEAVTCGVDASGIMEMERSSDSNELAWNFCMMDSGFAPFLTDQNLSNENPIEYPELFNEMMGFEDNDIDFMFEEAKNECLSLENLDCCDVVVVGRESPTSLSSSPLSCFSTDSASSTTITTTTTTSVSCNYSV
- the LOC103829973 gene encoding uncharacterized protein LOC103829973; the encoded protein is MGALAQFVSWIPEDDLLLKNAIEAGASLESLAKGAVQFSRRFSIRELQDRWHSLLYDPVVSAEAALRMAELERTNPNFPTKFTRTGSKENKSSSKKRRAEQLRSTYHSLRKKFRTESFNSLDLGFLVPSNDSHFMDNGDGAHLGLEDSHMDIIHNAFPDILADGGCVTNHVVPEDNLQGNISYVGGENLTFTEQAGPSVCDSVHQGSKQKLEISAHEPKTTMASTDCFLAQLSTSLFEDEEPFMEVDGKEVDKSYYDGLSSLLVSPANVKNSGPLPINNTEQALPVGAVPNGHHAMIPELYGTSAVSSMECKPVSDLSSFDPHPEVVNGVICCLLNQEDPDIPCNDDILLSNTSHPMSVSSLARRNFKDISSPMTSSVRDLSAARERSEGHTQKKVPGRLQGSSSQGKPEIGQPSQSTKFRALTSPPETHNKVGPAQASCSNTLLSDGAKDGNKEMVSGKRIVGFDEHGSYSEKEIGNCKEDEGVVLPVNEVPQAKDDDDDVDLIEILERELEITTHTEADEEVFESDEDLPNYSDIEAMILDMDLDPDDQDNFDLEVSKYQSQEMKRTIMRLEQAAYSYMQRAIASRGAFAVLYGRYSKHYIKKPEVLVGRSTEDLSVDIDLGREKRGSKISRRQAIIRLGDDGSFHMKNLGKYAISVNEKEVDPGQSLILKSDCLLEIRGMPFIFETNQSRMKEYLKRTGKGN